The Prionailurus viverrinus isolate Anna chromosome C1, UM_Priviv_1.0, whole genome shotgun sequence DNA window cgttcatgctcgctctgtcccaaaaataaaggttgaaaaaaaaaatttaaaagctcaaCTAATGCTTCCTAGAATGAATAGACTATCATACACGTATAGGTCTTTGACCGGCCTAGTGAATGCAATCCTTCAGTTCCTGGTGAATAGTAGGCATTTGGGTTACCTTGTAATGGTTATAAATGAGGAGAAATGTTGCAAGATGTAATGTATTCTCATACCCATAACTTCCCAAATTTAGTAATAGCTAATTTGGTCTTTTTTCAagcagttttattgagatagaacTCATACACCATACACTTTCCCCCATTTCGAGTGTACAAATTCAGTACTGTGACTGGCGGTTACGTGCCTGTCTCCTTCACCAGACTGAGGGCTTCTTGAGGGACAGTGTTTAAGGCATtcacttcactcattcattcatggaaacatttactgagcacctactgtggaAGGGGGATACGATGGTGGGATACACAGTCTGCCCATActgtggtgggggtgggcaagtgtttttgttttttttttaatgtttatttttgataagagagacagagcatgagtgggggaggggcagagcgggagggagacccagaatctgaagcaggctccaggctccgagctgtcagcacgggctcgaactcacgaactgcaagatcatgacctgagccgaagtcggacgcttagttaaccgactgagccactcgggcgccctgGGAagtgattaataaaaataacctttATGGAGCACTTACATGTGCTGGGCACAGAGATCCCAGTGGGTGACTGTGTCCTCAGGGCTGTCACACGGTTGGGGGGCTGAGTTTTCGGGTGCATTGAGTTAACCCACAGCAGAAGGCAATCAATCCCCACTTTCTTTAACCTCATCAGGTATAGCGCATGCGTATGGAACAGTTAAGCctcagcacctggctggctgtgcAGGGGTGAGCTGTGCGTTCCTCCCCTTTCTCAGCTTTGGGGACTGAGGGCCATACCTAAGCTATGGCTTAAAACATCCCAGGTTTGTGGCGCCTGGgtgccaactcttgatctcagctctggtcttaATCTCCGGGTCATGGGTcaagccccgagtagggctccacactgggcgtgaagcctacttaaaaaaaaaaaagaggggcgcctgggtggcgcagtcggttaagcgtccgacttcagccaggtcacgatctcgcggtccgtgagttcgagccccgcgtcgggctctgggctgatggctcagagcctggagcctgtttctgattctgtgtctccctctctctctgcccctcccccgttcatgctctgtctctctctgtctcaaaaataaataaacgttgaaaaaaaaaaaaaaatttaaaaaaaaaaaaaaaaaaaaaaaaaaagaaaaatcccagttTCCCTAAATGACCAAGGGGAACCCCGGGCTGGGAGGACCTGGGGCCTCATGCTGAGGACAGGCATGCTGGGCCCTTCCTTCTGCCTTGTTGGAGATTGCCACCTGCCTGCCAGGCAGCTTCCTGCCCCCCAGGATTTGGGGGGACACCGAGGCCAGGCACTGTGGCAAGGCATTTGCATATACAGCATCTCCTTCAATAGTTAAAATATGAACCGCCCAGGCGGGGCTCTTTGGGAGTGACcggcccagcctcctgcccccatgAGTGTCCAGATGGAGAATCCCTCCCAGACAAGGACAACTGATGTGGGGGATGCCGCTTTCTTGGCCGAGCCTGGGCCCGAAACCTAAAGGCAGAACTCGGCTGAATCAGGCGGGAGGAAGGGTCCAAAGTGGGAGAGCTCACCCCTTCAGACCACACCTAGAGGTGAGggccccaccaccccctgcctgCAACAAGGTACAGAGGTGTGTGCCCAGTGGAGAAGTCCacctgagcacccccccccccgggacccCACCCACCTGCACGCACGGCTGCCAGCGTGGCGGAACTAATGGGTCCATCAGACTGGCCCCTGTGCTTTCCGGGAGGAGCCTGGGGAGGCCTTGGGCATCGGAGAAGCTCGTCATTTACCCACCAGGCGCTTACACATGCCAGGCGCTGGGGCATGAGCCTACAAGCCCATCTCTCTTAACCACCACAGCTACGTCCTCCATCAGACAGGGCAGGGCACTCCCCTGGGCACATCCGTCAGGCCGGGGCTTCCTGAAGAGGAAGCAACCATGGCTCGGAGCAGACTGGGCAGTGCTGGAAAGCAAGAGCTAGCACCCCAAAGACTCGGTGCTTCCCACGAGGAAGAGATTACGTCACCCTCACCACACAAGGGCTTGGAGGCAGGGCTGTGAGGTTTCATCTCTTAGCCCCCCAGCTCTAACTCAGGCCCACACTTGGGACTCATACTGCCATTCTGAATGCGCCCCCGGTAACTGGCACCAAGGTCAGGACCCCGGGTGGAGCCAGGTGCTGGCTGGCAAAGGGCACCTGAACCAGGCCCAGGCCAGAGGCAGCCGGGGCCTGGGGCCCCTTTGGCTGGGACAAGGCCAGAGGCTCGAAGTGGGAAGGGAGCCTAAGCCCAGCAAGGCTGGGCCGCTCCTGAGAGCGAGGGAAAGCCGGACTGCACACAGCCCAACACTCCAGACCCCCGTCCGGGGAGGGGACTCGGAGGGCCCCAACCCCCACCAGGTGTGAGATGGCCCTTGCAGCAGAGAGACATGATGTGGTTCAAAAAGCTGCTCGACCTTAAGTGTGATCCCTCAAGGTCTATCTTCCATCTGTAAAACGGCCATGCTAATTACACCCACTCGACAGGgcacagcccagcccagcacacAGGAAGCGCTCAAGTCACGTGCCAGGTACACACAGGACCCCACAGGTATGACCCAGGACAGGACCGGGGGAGACTGGTCCTGCTTGCCCTCGCTGCCCACCTGAGCCTGAGATGCCCTTTCACGGTCTCCCCAGACCCCAattcctgccttctctcccctGGCCACACCCAGGCCACCTGCTGTGAGCCGCtgcctgtccctgtccccacGACCCTGTCTACGGTCAGTCTGGCTTTCAAGGCTCTTCGTAAGCGGCCCCATCTTGGGAGCAGCCCAGACGCTCAATGCCAGGCCTGTGCACACGCTGTAGCCCTTTCCTGACTTTCCTCTGCCTTCAAGACTCAGCCCCAGGGCCTCTCCTCCACGAAGCCTTTCCTGTTGAGCCTCCTCATTCTTCCAGCGCTTTGTACCTTCCGGTCAAAGCCCTTATTACCACCAGGGCCCGGCAGCCGTCTTCCCTCCTTGATGGCGAGGACCAGAGCTGGTTCACCCCCGTCCCTGACACCCCACACAGTATGGGCCAGTGGAGGCAGCACTCAGCAAATACATGTCGCAACAAATTGGGGCAGTGGCAGTCCCTCTCGACAGAGGCGGTGGGCGCCACTGCCGGACTCCTTTCTGTCCCCAGGGCAGGAAGAGGAGATTCGGAGAGGCTGAGACCTAGCTTCTCTCCCTGACGGGCCCTCAGGCACCCACGGGGTCATGGCCAGTAAGAAGGAGGCCTCAGAATGGGATCTGGGAGACAAACTGAGGTTGGGGTCCAGAACCAGAGCTCACGGCTGGGCCCTGCCCTCCTCGCCTCCCTCCCATTGTTCTTTcacctccttcctgctccctgcaacattccccacctctccccgttatcccctgctcattttctgcatgtcccctcctccaggaaggtcTCCCTGACCTGCAGGGAGATCTGGGATGTGCCTCTCCTCCAACTGAAAATTACCAAAGCTAAGCTTTATTAGGCTCTTACTACATGCCAGACTTTGGGGCTAACCTCCGTTAATTACGCCATCctggaaggaaatacaaaatggtaaTGTTGTcatcccacttcacagatgaggtaACAGGCGCAGACAAGCTTAAGATGCAGAACCAAGGTCTGAACCTAACTATTCTGCTTCTTCCTGAGCACAGAGGAACCGGGACCTTGTCAGAGCATCGTCCTCGCTGCTGTGTCCCCACCATGAGAAGCAGGTGAGAAAACCAGAGGTCCCCAGGAGGCTGGGCGATCTGCTCCTGCTCGGCTCTGCCACATCCGGACCTTTAGGCCCCCACCTGAGACCCGGCAGCTGGGGCCCGGATCACCATCCACCGCTGTCGCCCAGAGCAGCCCAGACCCCAGCACCTCAGGAATGAGGACAGAAAGAGGCCTCGCTGGGAGGTACCATTTACTGGGCTTCCGGAGTCACCAGGATGGCCCCGGATGCACCCGGCTGCACCTGCGCCCCGCTCCGGGGCGCATGCAGacagatggagggaggggagctCGTGGGCGCCAGCTGCCTTCTGGGAGGCCAAGGTCTTGGCTGCAGGCCCTCCTCGAGGCTTCCAGGGACAGAAGCCTCAGACACTGGTGTGTGTCCCAAGAGGGTGGGGGACTGGCCCTGGTGCCCCTCTCACTCACTCCCTGAAGAGTCGGTCGGGGCTCCCGGGAGTCAGCCCAGAGATttcagaggtgggtggggagctcaaggcacccccagcctcctccacGATCCAGTCCACGGTCAGCAGCCCCGTGTCTGCCCACAGCTGTCCCTTCCTGGGTGTGGCATCTGGAGGTCCCGGTTTGTCCTGGGTTCGGCCTGGGTCCCTGTCAACTGTGGAGCAGGGGCTGGCGCTCCGCGGAGGTGGCCGTGTTCCTGTACACCAGGAACTGGATAGAAATCTGGAAGGGCCGACGTCAAGGCCAAACGGAGCAGAGATTGGGATGGACGTGACCCGGCTCCCTCCGGAGcactcccctcttccttcccagtcACCCTCACTCTGAGAGGCCAAGGTCTGGAGCTGCAGCCCCTCCTTCGAGGCTCTCAGGGACAGCTGCCTCCACGTTCCAGCCTACACTCCTCTGGCCTGGATGGGCTGATTTCCCCCTTATTCCTCAGGGCCTTTGGACAAGCTGAGTCTAGATCACCCCTCCCTTGCCTCTCTGCGTGATTTCTTCttctcccggggggggggggggcagtttaaatttttttttttaatgtttatttatttttgagagaaaggaagaggacaaGCGGgcttggggtggtgggggtgggacagaggatccccagcaggcttggtgctgacagcacagcacccgatgtggggcttgaactcacaaacctcgagatcatgacctgagctgaagcctgacacttaactgagccactcaggcacctcttcGGGGCAGTTTAAATGGCACTGTGGTGGCCTTGGCTGACCTTCTAAACCAAGACAGCCCCCGGCGCCACACTCTGATCACTCCATGCGTGCCAACTGCCCCCTCACTGAGCTGTAAGCTTCCCAGGCGAGGGCCGTTCGGTTCCTGCTCACCGCCGGGTCTGGTGCCTCCCGGGGTGCTTGGATGGGTGGGTGCGGAGCCGTGTGCAGGCGGAGGCTGCCAAGCCGGCTCCACGCTGCCCAGTCCCTGAAGGATAGGACGGTGTCCCGCAGCAGCACGCCCCGCCCtgccctccgccccgccccgcccctgaaGGCTATGATGGGGTCCAGCAGCAGCACGCCCCGCCCCGTCACGCCCTCTGCCccgccctccgccccgcccctgaAGGATACGATGGTGTCCAGCAGCAGCACGCCCAGGCTGCCCACGAGCCAGGGCAGGTGGTGCAGCAGGTAGCTGCCCTCACTCTGACCCACCTCGGGGTTCTTGAGCAGCACGCTCAGCCCGTACAGCGTGTTCCCCAGCATCACCAACGCGAACAGCGAATAGGAGACCCCCTGGGTCGACTTCCTCAGAAActaggggtgaggagggggtggggtcgGAGGTCGCAGACAGGACTCTTGTCACCCTGGGTTGTCACTGTCCACACGTCCCTGTCGCACTGTGCATGCTCTGAGCTGATGTCTCCCTGTGCACCCGGTATCCACGACCCGCACCCCTACACCCGTTCCGGGCCCATGGGACATTGGCCCCACGACGGCCCGCTCCCCCGCCTCCCACGGACCCTCGCTGCCCCACAAGCCCCCCTGGCCCCAATATgccactctctcctctcctctcaggaCTCTGGGCCTAGCCCCTGACCTCGCGTGACCTCCTGCTTCCCTGAGACACACACGGGACACACGTGCCCGTAGGTGGCCCATGCCCACTCCCcagaggcagaaactgaggcttcgGGAACTGGATGCACTTGCCCAAGCCAACAGTGAGTTTGGACCCAGACCTTTTGCGAAACTCCACACCTCAACACAGGGGgtccacccacccctgccccaggctcaCGTTAGTGCGGATCTGAGGCAGCCGGGAGAGCAGGTACAGCACGCTGGAGACAGAGCCGATGACGAAGCCGATGATTTCCTGCCGAGTgaagggctgggagggagggggtgctcAGTGCCTAACAGGGGCCAGAGGTGCAGGGCGAGACCCCAGGCCCCCTGGGAGAGGGCAGTGCCCAACCCCCCGGCCATGCAGGGCAGGGTCCTTGGGGACGACGAGCCGGCCCCCAATCCACACCCCACCCTACCAGACCCGCACCTCACCTTACTGCCCGGCTCCACTGACAGAAGCGTCCGCCCCCGGAAGACTTCGCTCGGGGCAGTCACGGGGCCAGCACTCCTCAGCAGTGGGGTGGTACACACCATTGCCAAAATGAACAGGAGCAGAGAATTGATGGGGGTAGACACTGGGCGGGAGGCAGGTGGAAAGCCACGGTTAGGTTATCAGTGGCAGGAAACAGACCAGGACTTGAGTCCTGGCCTTGCCCTTCAgtggctgtgtgactctgggcaagtaaccgaacctctctgagctttaattCCTCATCTACAGAACGGGTGTAATCATAGCACCCTTCTCCTCGGGTGGTAAAGGAGAGACGAAGGCAGCAGGATCAGGAGGGGGTTACCCCACACGGAAATGCCAGCGAAACAGCGCCACCCCCAAGTGCCTCCATCTGACCTCCCCCTTCTCAATCCTCAAGGGCAGCGAGGACCTGTCCTTGTCCTTGGTTCCTCAGCTCCAAGCCCAGGGCCAGGCACAGAGGAGCAGCTGAAGCCACGTTTGCTGAATGAGAGCTCAAGAGAAGGGAAGTCCCTGCGGTCCTGCCGGGATGTGCCAATCACCCTCCGGCCTCCATCGTGGCCGGCTGGGGCTCAGACCTGCAGATAAGGCCCTACGCTGAGTTTATCACTGGGCAATGGGAAACCCACTTCCTCCCAGGCTGCCGGCTCTCCCAGCACGCCCGACCCAGAGGGACCCTGTACTCACACAGCGAGGGGCGTTTCTTAAATTTGTAATGAAAGTACAGTGACAGCATCAGCAGGTCCGCCAGTACGTAATATACCGCCGTGTAGGTCTGCAAGACAAACAGGGCTCCCAGGCTCTGCGGACCATGTGCCGACAGCACGGCCACGCTCGGTCAGCAGCCGGGTGGCCCGGCCGATtcatttcacctctctgaccTTCTGTCTCCTTATCTGGGAAGGAGCGGAGCACAGTTTCTACCTGGCAGAGatcagggaggcagagggagaaaacgTGCAGGATACAGAACGGGACTGGGAGGTTAAGTGAGGGCTCTGGTCTGGCTGGTATAGGAGCCATCAAGACTTtacagtcctggggcgcctgggtggctcagtcggtggggcgtccggcttcggctcaagtcatgatcttgtggttcgtgggttcgagccccatgtcgggctctgtgctgacagctcagagcctggagcctgcttcggattctgtgtctccccccctctctctctctctgtccctcccccactcatgctctgcctctctctctcaaaaataaataaacatttaaaaaaaaaaaaaaaaaaggggcgcctgggtggcgcagtcggttaagcgtccgacttcagccaggtcacgatctcgcggtccgcgagttcgagccccgcgtcgggctctgggctgatggctcggagcctggagcctgtttccgatgctgtgtctccctctctctctgcccctcccccgttcatgctctgtctctctctgtcccaaaaataaattaaaaaaaaaaaagttgagaaaaaaaaaaattaaaagaaaaaaaaaaaaagactttacagtcctggtggggaaggcagaggatTCCTGTGATTCCTGGCACCTGGACCTGCCAAGGGAAACCGTTCCTCCTCTGGGGCCCCACACCCTAACAGCACAGCCCCCAGAGCGATCCTCTGGTTTGATGTGCTCAGTGtgcaaatggagaaactgaggcccggacaAGGGCACCGACCGACCCCTTGTCACGCCGCATGGCAGGGCGGAAGGCACTCTCTACGGGGTGGGGCCCTCGCCAGATGGAACCATGGATCAGGACGCTGGAGCGGGGACCCTCGTGCTGGCTGTCCCGTGCAGCCCACCTGCCTGCGGTCTGGCCTACCTGCAGGGGCAGCTGGTCGGCGAGGAAGGAGCCGATGAGGTTGCAGGAGTCTCCACCGATCCAGCCCAGGAGGAACCACAGAGACAGCGCCTGGTCCATGTTGCCTGTCTTGCAGGCCTTGATGTACTGGCTGTGGCAGAGGAAGGAGATGACACTCAGGGGAAGAGTGGAGCAGGGGCCACAAAAGCACAGGAAGTCACCCGGGAACCCTGTGGGGCGTCCCTCTTTCCAGAACCACCCATAGCAGTACTCAGATTCCCCTCCGTGGCCCCCTGGCATCTCCCAGTGGGAACGTGGAGTTTTTACAGGGTGCTAAAGTTCTGTGTCAGGCCCTGAGACCGCTTCACAGGGACCCCGCATTCTTTCTtctgaggaggggaagggggttcAAAGGACGGTGGCGGGAGCACAACGCCTGGGGCTGCACGATCTCCAGGAGCAGCCAGTGATAAGATGGACCAGACGACAGCCCATTACCTTCAAAGGGCAataggaaggggcgcctgggtggcttggtcggttaaacgtcggactttggctcaggtcatgatctcggttcgtgagttcgggacccgcgtcaggctctgtgctggcagctcagagcctggaccctgcttcagattctgtgtctcctctctctctgcccctccccagctctctctctctcaaaaataaataaacgttaaaaaatttttttaaaaaagggcaatGGGGAGGG harbors:
- the SLC66A1 gene encoding lysosomal amino acid transporter 1 homolog, with amino-acid sequence MVWKKLGSGNFSSCPNGSLEWIWDVFGECAQDGWDEASVGLGLISILCFAASTFPQYIKACKTGNMDQALSLWFLLGWIGGDSCNLIGSFLADQLPLQTYTAVYYVLADLLMLSLYFHYKFKKRPSLLSTPINSLLLFILAMVCTTPLLRSAGPVTAPSEVFRGRTLLSVEPGSKPFTRQEIIGFVIGSVSSVLYLLSRLPQIRTNFLRKSTQGVSYSLFALVMLGNTLYGLSVLLKNPEVGQSEGSYLLHHLPWLVGSLGVLLLDTIISIQFLVYRNTATSAERQPLLHS